One region of Camelina sativa cultivar DH55 chromosome 6, Cs, whole genome shotgun sequence genomic DNA includes:
- the LOC104792822 gene encoding uncharacterized protein LOC104792822, translated as MDKKKSVSGSSSSSSSLDHLFGPRVSPLSSSSSTTELFNSIFPPTSTETQANLASRNGAAKYQPTNLGIPNERGERSKNKERKSYQNEETQPPCNLSSSIYYGGQDNYSSSTTNPDAYKKDGEEGDSESAPRGNWWDGSLYY; from the exons ATGGACAAGAAAAAGTCAGTATCTggttcctcttcatcttcttcatctttggaTCATCTTTTCGGTCCAAGAGTCTctcctttgtcttcttcatcatcaacaacagaaTTGTTCAATTCTATTTTCCCACCAACCTCAACG GAGACGCAAGCAAACTTGGCAAGTCGAAATGGAGCTGCCAAATATCAACCTACAAATTTGGGGATTCCAA ATGAGAGAGGAGAAAGGAGCAAAAATAAGGAGAGAAAGAGTTACCAAAATGAAGAAACACAACCACCATGCAACTTGAGCTCATCCATATACTATGGAGGCCAAGATAACTATTCCTCTTCAACTACCAACCCTGATGCT TATAAGAAAGATGGAGAGGAAGGCGATTCTGAAAGTGCTCCAAGAGGAAACTGGTGGGATG GATCGCTTTATTACTAA
- the LOC104792823 gene encoding uncharacterized protein LOC104792823: MSRPLPSPYLSVNLPIMEKAPAPELTPTRLGFPSEFPYEFDSPSFSPGFTSPGDSTETEDESSDDEEDFLAGLTRRLAPSTHRLTPPPLFKTQEKRQAAATSPQSTLSGLGSFSNSGSRSPILPSPPVPTSSSRRHNAWDVISAAAGEVARLKLGSYNNEPHHLPLQSPESLLRRQNAAILAELQHQRLVDHLWLCSQSRISKRVDQEDVLFENPRYSRQSIIALSNPTWLPPQHAVAPLKRPSAGAGVFLPRQYPTTTTPSNSQKKPVNSPAVLQSKVNQHILNFDEFNNVVGSRRSQIDYECMLARSALFARQGSFRGVSGGCLNQEIRLPQDWMY, from the exons atgtCTCGTCCTCTCCCTTCTCCGTATCTCTCCGTCAACCTTCCTATCATGGAGAAAGCTCCTGCTCCCGAGTTAACCCCTACTCGACTCGGTTTCCCTAGCGAGTTCCCTTACGAGTTCGACTCTCCTTCCTTCTCCCCTGGTTTCACTTCTCCCGGTGACTCTACTGAGACGGAAGACGAGAGCAGTGACGACGAGGAAGACTTCCTCGCTGGTTTAACTCGCCGACTCGCTCCTTCTACTCACCGTCTTACTCCTCCCCCTCTCTTCAAGACTCag GAGAAACGTCAAGCCGCAGCTACTTCGCCTCAGTCAACACTGAGTGGACTCGGAAGCTTTTCAAACTCTGGAAGCAGAAGTCCTATCCTTCCATCCCCTCCGGTTCCTACGTCATCATCACGTAGACACAATGCCTGGGATGTGATCTCTGCAGCTGCTGGAGAAGTTGCTAGACTCAAACTCGGAAGCTATAATAATGAgcctcatcatcttcctcttcaatcCCCTGAGTCTCTACTCCGCCGTCAAAACGCTGCGATTCTTGCTGAGCTCCAGCACCAGCGCCTCGTTGACCACTTGTGGCTCTGTTCTCAGTCAAGAATCTCGAAGAGAGTAGATCAAGAAGATGTCCTGTTCGAGAACCCGAGATACTCAAGACAGAGCATCATTGCTTTGTCTAACCCTACTTGGTTGCCACCGCAACACGCTGTAGCTCCCCTGAAGCGTCCTTCTGCCGGTGCCGGAGTTTTCCTTCCCCGGCAATACCCAACAACAACCACTCCTTCCAATTCTCAGAAAAAACCAG TGAACTCTCCAGCTGTGTTGCAATCAAAAGTCAATCAGCACATTCTCAACTTTGATGAGTTCAACAATGTTGTTGGGTCAAGACGTAGCCAGATCGATTACG AGTGCATGTTGGCGAGAAGTGCACTATTTGCACGTCAGGGAAGTTTCAGAGGAGTTAGTGGTGGTTGTCTGAACCAAGAAATACGTCTTCCACAGGATTGGATGTACTGA
- the LOC104792821 gene encoding subtilisin-like protease SBT4.1 → MKMISQILLIFFAITFSVVCAGRTLGPSPHNTLMKIYVVHVDFGSYHGDCKQYQQLLKKVVHGRSPEDAFVYCYKEVISGFAAELTHEEAEKLNGEKGIYGVDEEIIYSIDVEPSSRHRLLPNDINN, encoded by the exons atgaaaatgataTCCCAAATATTGTTGATTTTCTTCGCAATTACATTTTCCGTCGTATGTGCGGGTAGAACATTGGGGCCATCTCCCCACAATACGCTAATGAAG ATTTATGTTGTCCATGTTGATTTTGGATCGTATCATGGTGACTGTAAGCAATACCAACAACTTCTCAAGAAGGTGGTTCACGGAAG gTCACCAGAAGATGCTTTTGTATATTGCTACAAGGAAGTCATTAGTGGGTTTGCAGCAGAACTAACCCATGAAGAGGCTGAGAAATTAAACG GTGAGAAAGGGATTTATGGTGTAGACGAAGAAATTATATACTCCATAGACGTCGAACCCTCTAGCCGTCATAGGTTGTTGCCGAATGATATTAATAACTAG